The following are from one region of the Silene latifolia isolate original U9 population chromosome 9, ASM4854445v1, whole genome shotgun sequence genome:
- the LOC141599101 gene encoding uncharacterized protein LOC141599101, which produces MAVSCFNATSAVFLPQGRLEASKGHPLKHSSYSAPHSGRVSFLLNQNQQLKRLDKLSLSLTYKSLSNHITRARSASFVCLSALNARCGAEGQTQTMEKPTSVIQNAPGKEKSPQIDDGGTGLPPRDDDGGGGGGGGGGGNFSGGFFFFGFLAFLGFLKDKESEGDYRDSRR; this is translated from the exons ATGGCCGTATCTTGTTTCAATGCCACTTCTGCTGTTTTTTTACCCCAAG GGAGACTTGAAGCTTCAAAGGGACATCCATTAAAGCATTCTTCTTACAGTGCACCACACAGTGGGAGGGTCTCATTTTTGTTGAACCAGAATCAACAACTAAAGAGGCTTGACAAGCTCTCATTATCTTTAACTTATAAATCACTGTCGAATCACATTACTCGTGCACGTTCTGCGTCATTTGTTTGCTTATCTGCTTTG AATGCCAGATGTGGAGCAGAGGGCCAGACTCAAACCATGGAGAAGCCGACTTCTGTAATTCAGAATGCGCCTG GCAAAGAAAAATCGCCACAAATTGATGATGGTGGAACTGGACTACCACCTCGTGATgacgacggtggtggtggcggcggagGTGGTGGAGGTGGCAATTTCAGCGGTGGGTTTTTCTTTTTCGGTTTTCTAGCATTCCTTGGATTCTTGAAAGACAAAGAAAGCGAAGGGGACTACAGAGATTCTAGAAGGTGA